A window of Bacteroidota bacterium contains these coding sequences:
- a CDS encoding nitroreductase family protein, with protein sequence MNFLELVKNRQSDRAYIPRPIEKEKIERCLEAARLAPSACNAQPWKFIVVDNPEIKNAVADATSNRILPINHFTKQAPVHVVVVMEKPNFTSKFGSTVKDKPFPLIDIGIATENFCLQAVEEGLGT encoded by the coding sequence ATGAATTTTCTTGAACTGGTCAAAAATCGTCAATCCGACAGGGCATATATACCCCGACCAATAGAAAAGGAGAAAATCGAACGTTGCCTTGAAGCAGCCCGTCTTGCACCTTCAGCCTGTAATGCCCAACCCTGGAAATTTATCGTGGTGGACAATCCCGAAATCAAAAACGCTGTTGCTGATGCCACTTCAAACCGTATACTCCCGATCAATCACTTTACCAAACAGGCGCCGGTGCATGTGGTTGTCGTAATGGAAAAGCCCAATTTCACGTCTAAATTTGGTTCGACAGTTAAGGACAAACCTTTCCCGCTCATTGATATAGGAATAGCTACTGAAAATTTCTGCCTTCAGGCTGTTGAAGAAGGCCTTGGAACCTG